In the genome of Lynx canadensis isolate LIC74 chromosome X, mLynCan4.pri.v2, whole genome shotgun sequence, one region contains:
- the GSPT2 gene encoding eukaryotic peptide chain release factor GTP-binding subunit ERF3B, translated as MDLGSSSSDSAPDCWDQVDMETPGLAPSGDGASSAVAEAQREHLSSAFSRQLNVNAKPFVPNVHAAEFVPSFLRGPAQPQTPLADITSIDETCTGAGDPQGKRLGREAPVEHSKEEQLVWREGSNSAITMELSEPVVENGEVEMVLEESWEHNKEVSEAEPGGSSLGDSGPPEESGQEMMEKEEVRKSKSVVMPSGAPKKEHVNVVFIGHVDAGKSTIGGQIMFLTGMVDKRTLEKYEREAKEKNRETWYLSWALDTNQEERDKGKTVEVGRAYFETEKKHFTILDAPGHKSFVPNMIGGASQADLAVLVISARKGEFETGFEKGGQTREHAMLAKTAGVKHLVVLINKMDDPTVNWSSERYEECKEKLVPFLKKVGFSPKKDIHFMPCSGLTGANIKEQSDFCPWYTGLPFIPYLDNMPNFNRSIDGPIRLPIVDKYKDMGTVVLGKLESGSIFKGQQLVMMPNKHNVEVLGILSDDAETDYVAPGENLKIRLKGIEEEEILPGFILCDPNNLCHSGRTFDVQIVIIEHKSIICPGYNAVLHIHTCIEEVEITALISLVDKKSGEKSKTRPRFVKQDQVCIARLRTAGTICLETFKDFPQMGRFTLRDEGKTIAIGKVLKLVPEKD; from the coding sequence ATGGAtctgggcagcagcagcagcgattCCGCGCCCgactgctgggaccaggtggacATGGAAACCCCGGGTTTGGCCCCAAGCGGAGACGGAGCCTCCTCCGCGGTGGCCGAGGCCCAACGGGAGCATCTCAGCTCGGCATTCAGCCGTCAGCTCAACGTCAACGCCAAACCCTTCGTGCCTAATGTACACGCCGCGGAGTTCGTGCCGTCCTTTCTGCGGGGCCCGGCCCAGCCGCAGACCCCCCTGGCCGACATCACCAGCATCGATGAAACCTGCACCGGCGCGGGCGACCCTCAAGGTAAAAGGCTGGGACGGGAGGCACCTGTGGAACATTCCAAAGAGGAACAGTTAGTGTGGCGTGAAGGTTCCAATTCAGCCATTACTATGGAACTTTCAGAACCTGTTGTAGAAAATGGAGAGGTGGAAATGGTTCTAGAAGAATCATGGGAGCACAATAAAGAAGTAAGTGAAGCTGAGCCAGGGGGTAGTTCCTTGGGAGATTCAGGGCCCCCAGAAGAGAGTGGCCAAGAAatgatggagaaagaggaagtgagaaaATCTAAATCTGTGGTTATGCCCTCAGGTGCTCCTAAAAAAGAACACGTAAATGTGGTATTCATTGGGCATGTAGATGCTGGAAAGTCAACCATTGGAGGACAAATTATGTTTTTGACAGGAATGGTTGACAAAAGGACACTTGAGAAATATGAGAgagaagctaaagaaaaaaacagagaaacttGGTATTTGTCCTGGGCCTTAGATACAAATCAGGAAGAACGAGACAAGGGTAAAACAGTAGAAGTGGGTCGTGCctattttgaaacagaaaagaaacatttcaccATTTTAGATGCTCCTGGCCACAAGAGTTTTGTCCCAAATATGATTGGTGGTGCTTCTCAAGCTGATTTGGCTGTACTGGTAATCTCTGCCAGGAAAGGAGAATTTGAAACTGGATTTGAGAAAGGTGGACAGACAAGAGAACATGCAATGTTGGCAAAAACAGCAGGGGTAAAACATTTAGTAGTGCTTATCAATAAGATGGATGATCCCACAGTAAATTGGAGCAGTGAGAGATAcgaagaatgtaaagaaaaactGGTGCCCTTTTTGAAAAAAGTCGGCTTTAGTCCCAAAAAGGACATTCACTTTATGCCTTGCTCAGGGCTGACTGGGGCAAATATTAAAGAGCAATCAGATTTTTGCCCTTGGTACACTGGATTACCATTTATTCCATATTTGGATAATATGCCAAACTTCAACAGATCAATTGATGGACCAATTAGACTGCCAATTGTGGATAAGTACAAGGATATGGGTACTGTGGTCCTGGGAAAGCTGGAATCAGGATCCATTTTTAAAGGCCAGCAGCTTGTGATGATGCCGAACAAGCACAATGTGGAAGTTCTTGGAATTCTTTCTGATGATGCTGAAACTGATTATGTAGCCCCAGGTGAAAACCTTAAAATCAGACTGAAGGGAATTGAAGAAGAAGAGATTCTTCCTGGATTCATACTTTGTGACCCCAATAATCTGTGCCATTCTGGACGCACATTTGATGTTCAGATAGTGATTATTGAGCACAAGTCTATCATCTGCCCAGGCTATAATGCGGTGCTGCACATTCATACTTGTATTGAGGAAGTTGAGATAACAGCCTTAATCTCCTTGGTAGACAAAAAATCAGGAGAGAAAAGTAAGACACGACCCCGCTTTGTGAAACAAGATCAAGTGTGCATTGCCCGTTTAAGGACAGCAGGAACTATCTGCCTCGAAACATTCAAGGATTTTCCTCAGATGGGTCGTTTTACTTTAAGAGATGAGGGTAAGACCATTGCGATTGGAAAAGTTCTGAAACTGGTCCCAGAGAAGGACTGA